The sequence GAAGCTCTATTATTGGGACGTAGGTAATTAGCTTTGAGAGATTGCTCTTAAGGTGTTTGCCTGAAGCATTGACTTCATTCATCAAGTTAAGGATTTTACCACTCTTCTCATATGGAGTAGTACTTTTGATGAAGTGTGGCTATTACTGGAAAGGAGAAAGGAGGTGTTGATCAAGAGCAAACTGTCAATACTCTAAGCTGTAACTTGTCCTTATTGGCGGAACTGGTGAGTTGTTGCTCAAAGGCTGATAAAGTCACAATGGATATTGTATATGAGGGGGATGTAAAGAAGTACCATCTTCTTAATTGGGCAACTTTAATATTCCGGTGAAGAGCTAAGGACTTGAGGGTACTCAGTATAATCTTATAAAGAAAATGGATTTGAAGTTTTGATCTGGAGTAACATGTGTTGTGGAGGAGGATCATGTCGGAACATTATGGAGCTCATAGGTGGATGGGGAAACAATCATGCAGCCATAGAGAGCAACTCTACAAAGGAGTATAAGGGAAGGGTGAGAAGATTTGACATTGATATCAGATTTGGATAGTTAATATAGCCAGAAATtgtatatttctaaaagcaaagTGGTGCGAcgatatttttttttgttgtgcgACGATATTATCAATGTCTCTAGCCTAGAGACAGTAGCACTCACTCATGTATGCTATCAACATAGTGATGGGAATTTATTGGACCTGAACTTCAAATGGAAGGGCTAGGTTCAGCAGCTTAAATTCAAATGTTTATGGATTTTGGTTGTTCGGTGTAATCAGCAGGATGTAAAGAAGGAAGATAGTATGTTAGACTTCATTGAATCCTTGCAAGTTTAGGACTTTCACAGCTgaagtccttttttttttttttgtttttttttgtttttgtacaGAAGGATTCCTAATTCTTGTACTGCTTTAGCACCAGCTTGGTgctaattttctcttttttcaataTACAGGTTACTTACTTTctcaaaaaagaacaaaaagaaaataaaaaggaatttGCGTTGCTAGGTGATGGAAGAGCTCAACATGGTGTTTGAATCATTCTACAAGCAAAAAACATCATTTACCAGTAATAACAGCCAGAAATGAGGAGGACTAGAGATGTTTTTTTCTCAATTAAGTCTTCCTATAACATACTTGAGAGAGAATGTGAACTTTCCTTACACTTCAATTTGGGTTCCTAGAGCTTCAACAACAATGTTTTTCTTCACTTGAAAAACAGCATGGAAAGCCATCCTCGCTGCTGAGTTTGAGGACAATTTATAAAAGTTGGTGTTTCATATGCTAGAATATGATAGAGAATGCTAACCATTATTGCTTCATGATTCAAGTGCAAACACGCTATGGTGCATAGTCTGGAAGGTGTCTGAAACGGAATGGATGATGTCAAGAACTGTTAGAGAGATACTACTAGGGTGGAAGTTTAGAAGGAAGAGGCCAAGAATGAGATTCTTGAAATTAGCTCCTTTTGTTTCCTGtggataatataaataaaaacgAATAGAAGTGcatttgaaggagttgaaaggCCCTTCTAAATATTTTCAGGTGGGTATTTATGGGGATGCTTGTTACTGGTGCATCAGCAATATAGTCTTCCCTCATAGAACTTGATGGAAGGCATCACCATGCAGTTTGTGTCTGTTAAAAGATTCATTCATATTATCGGTAATCATCCTTAATTAGGGAAGGCTTAAGTGATATCATTGGATATTTGCGCTTCACCGATGCACATTTTAGATGGTCAAATCGGTGCTGCTGTCTTTCGACGTGATGCAATGGCTGTTCACCTTGAGCTAATAGTAGTAGCAAGTTGTACAAAGTCAAAGCTAGCAGAGATTGGAGGGTCAGGATAACAGCAGAGGTAGGAGAGAAGAATAGAAGAAGTAGAAGGAGAAAGTGGCTATTGTTTAGCACCACAGAGGTGTTAAAAAAAATTCGGATACGACTTCGGTACCAAAAATAGCTTGGGGATGTTTTCACTGTATGCTTTGGAGATTATTGAAAGCAAAATCAATAGACCTGTCATGGCTTGATTCATCAAGTGCCTTAATTGACCtaaataaaatttattatcaGCAGCTACTGTAAAGCCAAACACATCCGTTTAACATATAAGCATATGTATTGAATGATGCATGGTTTAATGGAAGTTCTTTTGGTCAAATTGTCCTCGACATGGATGCATGACGAACATTGTTCTATTTAGGCTCGCAAAATTGCTGTATCTTCTATGACCATGCATTAGCTGGCAGCATCAGACGTACATTTTATGTAATTTCCCTAGGATGCTGCATAACCTCTCACGAGTGTTCCATTCGACTGCATCCAGTTTCTAGCCACTAAGTTGTTTGTGATGAGCAGTGGTGTTAATTCTGTCAATATAAATAAGAGGACATCATTCACTCCTTTGATGTTTCTTCCTGCTCGAAGTACTTGCTGCTTTCATCTTGTGAAAGGCCAGACATCATCAATTTTAGAAATTTATGTGGCTGGCGGTCGAAACTTAACAACCAAGGGAAGTCGGACCATTGGTTTGTACTCATGGTTTGATGGGATTTTAAGTATTCAAGTCTCTGGAAGCCTAACCGAGCTGAAGTTAGTTAGAATAAAGAACCCTTCCAGCATTCAGAAGTGATTGACTACAGTGATTTGGAAATATGAATAGAGTTGTCTTTAACTTTAAGTGTTATAACATGAAAATTTGTTCTGGTTCTTATTCTTTGGTGGCGGTAGTTGCTTCTTTTGTTTGTTCTGTTCGTGGATCACAAGTTCGTGTAGTTTTATTGGATATATTTTCTTTGCTCGAAGTTATAGGGAATCGGTTTTGCTGCTCACTAACTGTGCTTCTCCTGTCTTCACAATTGGAAGGGATCTTGCGAATTATATATTGTCATACTTTCTTTTACCAATCAGAAGAAAAGAAATGTGGGTACTTTATCTTGGTTCTCGTATCTGTGTGTGTAACAAATATCTTACTGCTGCTGCCCCAAGGCTTTGTCTAGTGGTAAGCCGCGCAATGCGTGATGTGTTAGGTGCATGTCACGTGTTCGAACTCTGTCGTAGACAAAAacctgatatgtaagtggagaagggtagagggccCGGCCCATTGTCTACTGAGTTTCGGACTGTGCACCATTAGCTCTTGGGGATTGCTTAgttataaaagaaaagaaatgctGAACCATGTGAAAAAGATATTGTTTTTGCTGAAATGCTTCTAGCAAGTAGACTCCAAATTTAATACTATCAAACCCCTTATTCATAGGGCAATTTCTGTTTCTTAGCGTAGACTTGAGAGTAAATCAAGAGGTCTCTACTCCATCAGGCTTATTGTCTCATCCAATTTCTCTCTCCTCTGCTTGTTTGTTTATTCCCTATATATCAATCAATTTTTCAACTATGGGGTGTATGAATCCTCTATATCAGTTGCTCTCTATTAGAGTTGGTTTGACTCTAGTACTCAATATTtggtataaaaataataaaaatagaggATCTATAAATTTGCACTCATCACACCAGCATAACCAAAGTAAAAGCTCCTGACAAACAATAAATCTAATGTGAGTGTAACAATAACTAGTCTTTATTCTAACTAATTGATATTGCCTGTATATATGTTTGCTTTTATTGTGTTCTCCTTAGCTAAGTCTCCCATGGATTTTGATAGATTATAGCTCTTTTGAGGCAAAATTCTCTATGTGATTTTAAGTTTGCGTTGTCCCCTCGAGCACTTCAATCATATCATATTATTGCACCTACGGACAGGTATACTTGGAAGTTTACATAGGACATGACAAAATATTTCATGGGAtcttctctcattttattctatAAGTTtgctaccttttttgttttttgaaatggTAAAGTATCCTCTAAGTTTGCTACTTGCATATTGATCTTGACATTCATATTATTCAACACTCATCTTCTGGATATTTTGGGTTTTATAGGTCAAACATTCATCATTCCTTTCCAGAACCTATATTTTGTTTTTGTAGTTTTCCCATTATGTGGATTACGAAAATCAATGTTCTATGGAAGTAATCTGGAAAGGGCGGATGATAGGAACTTATTTGTTCCTAACTTAAGGCTGCTTGATTCTCTGAAATAGTTAAAATTATGTCTATACTTTCCAGGTCTTCAGATATTCTTTATGACAGAAATTAAATACTGCTGATATTTGCTATCAAGGACCAGTATGGGTGAAAGTGCAAAAAGGCGAAAGTCTTTGTGGGATGCTGAAGAGACTCCAAATAGTCCGGATTATGAGGAATGGGGAGCTTCAAAAGCTGATAATTCGTGGCAGTCCAAAAATAACTCTGGCTGGTCGTGCGGGGACAATGTTACAGGAACAGAAGAGCTGAGGAAGGAAAACTACCATTATAAAAGCATGTCTCCAGCTTTTGATAGGTGGGGAAGGCGAAGCAGTAGTCACTCTCCAAATAATGGTCGGACCCAGTCTCGCAGGTCTGTTTACAGTATTTGGTTTAATGATCCATCATACTCATGATTATCAAAAGATAATCGACCACGTATCTGTAAAACCTATTAGCTTTCAAGTAAGATAGTTCTTTAGGTTTGAGTTTGTGATGCATTTCATGTATTGCAATGTGCAATGAAAGAACTTCTGGCTGGTGGGAAGCCACTGCTTTGGGTTCTCTCATATTTCAGTGTTACTTGCCTCCAAAGTTTTCACGAGTTTATTTGACTTTCCATCATTCTTTTGGTGTTCTCTCTCGTTTTTGCCTGATCCTTCCGTTGGGCATGGGGAAAGGGGAAGGGGAAGTTCGCCTAGCAGATATGGTTGATATTATTTCTACTGATACGTTGCagtttgtttttcattttatagATACCCTGAAAGAGCCAGGAGCAGGAGCCGGAGCCGGAGCCGGGCAAGGGGAGAAGGTAGGAGCAGGAGTCGCAGCAGGGGAAGGGATAGGTTTAGGGGTTGGACCAGGAGTAGAAGCAGGAGCAAGAGCCGGGACCGGGACCGGGACCAGGACAGGGACAGGGACAGGGACAGGGGTAGTATGAGAGTTCAGAATAGGAGTCGTAGTCCTCTCCATAATTCTAAACGTGATCCATATGCATCAGGCGATAGAAGGAGCGGCCCTCGTATGTCATCCCAGGTATGCAGAAATTTTACAGCAGGGAATTGTAGGAGAGGCAGTGACTGCAGGTTCTTTCATCCAGATGCTATCAATCATAGGGATGGAGGTCATTCAGAGGGCAACTTGGTTGAAAGATTGGGTAGTCGGCCAGAGCGTGGACATGTCTCAAGGTATGCTGATAGTGAAGGTCCTGGGTACCAATCAAGGGATAGGCTTCCTGACATGCATCATCTGGAGGATGAGATGCACAGAAACCGGAATAGAGGTACAATTATTTGCAGGGATTTTGTGAAAGGCAACTGTCGCTGGGGTGCATCATGCAGATTTTCTCATGACGGTGCCTCAGGTGATAGCTATGACAAAGGCACTCGGAGTGCATCCATTGATCATGGTCAGGACAATCAAGCAAGCAGAACTGGAAAATCACTTTGCAAGTACTTTGCAGCAGGAAAGTGTTATAAGGATAACTGCAAATTCTCTCATGATGCCACATCAAGAAATCATGAAATTAGGCCCTCAGATGACATTGGTGGCCACAGACTTGATGACAAGAATAACTGGTTGAAGGGTCCAAAGTGGGATGATGAAGGAAGGCCCTCGGACCTTGTAAAGGCTAGTGGGTGGGATGAAGGCAGGCCCTCGGACCATGTAAAGGCTAGTGGGTGGGATGAAGGAAGGCCCTCGGACCATGTAAAGTCTAGTGGGTGGGATGAAAGTGTGTAAGAAAAGATACTGCTGTCACAGTTCTTACAGATAGGACCAATGAAAGATTGGACCATAGTTTTGAAAATGAGAGCAGAGCCTGGGGAAGCACAGAACCACATTATATGAATTCTGACGGAGAGAGAGGTGTTTCTCCTCACGGAGGGAATGCTGGTAATCTTAATGCTTTGAACATTTCAGAACCTTCAGTTATGCAAAAGCTTACAAATGCTCAAGCTATTCATCTCACTTCTCAAGCTTCTGATCAAAATATGGAGAGAACTTCGGCACATGTCCTTGGACATAATTCAAATCCAGAAGCTTCAGGCATCATTCTCTCTGCCACAGCCACTCAGCCTTATGGATCTGCTAGTTCTTATATTCAGCCACAGGGGCTGACAGAAGATAGCTTTGCCAGAACACTTGGCTCTAATGCGCTAAATGAATTTATGCATGCTAGAGACGGTCTTCATCAAGTTCATTTGCCTGGACAGAGCTTCAGTGGTACAGGTATTGGTATGAGCTCTGAACATTCTGCAGCTCTGAATGGAACACACCAAGAACCGAATGTGTTCTTACCTATCCCATCAACTGGACACAATAAGAGAGAAGCACCCAGCACACCCGAGATGCTGGAATTCAAAGTCCCTCAAAATATTTCCTGTACTGTTACTGGTGAGCAAGTACACCAAATGAAAACCTCTCCAACGTCTATGATAAAGAAATTTGAGGAAGAACTGCAAGAAGCCCAACTGCAAAGAGTCTTAAATCCCTCTGATCCTTCAGGAATGCTAGCTTCACATCCGATTTCTTCACTTGTTAATGCTATATATGGTCAGACCAATCTGGAGATGAGGGGTCCAAATAACTACCATCCTGCAGATGGCGTAGACAACTTTAAGATGCCCCCCGACAACTCGTCTTATTTGGATAGAGAGAGTAATAAGGTTCCGGAGGAGCAAATGAATCAATCATCTACTGTTGATCCTGAACCTGGAAATAAAGATCAAATCGATGATGTGAAGCAGCAGGAGAATAAATTAGTTGAAGTCAATGGAAAAGACAAATTAGCTCCCGAGGAGTCCAAGGATGGGCAAGAAAATGATCATCCAGGAGATATGAATATGCATGGGAAGGTTGAGGAGGGAAGTGGTAACAAAGATGAAAAAACGATGCGTTTATTCAAAAATGCTCTAATAGAGTTTGTTAAGGAGATCCTAAAGCCCACTTGGAAAGAAGGTAAGATGAGCAGGGAAGTTCACAAAACAGTTGTTAAGAAGGTGGTTGATAAGGTGACTAGTACAACTCAAGGAGAACATGTCCCTAAGACACAAGAGAAAATAGAGCAATATCTGTCCTATTCAAAAGCTAAAATTACCAAACTTGTACAGGTGAGTTGTCTTCTTATCGATTCTACCGGGTTCTTTATCTTGCTTTGGACTTAAAACATTGTTTTTCTAAAATATGATAGTATGTTATTGTGTGCACATTTGAACATTTATGTTACCTGTGGGATGTGTATGTTTTTGTCTGTCCCCGGGATAGTGGGGTGAGGGGTGGGGCATAGACAGTACTGAAGTTGTATATGGCATTGAACTCTGAATTGGATTTTGATTGCATGTCTGGGGTTTTTGTGTCATTGGATATTTTATAAGGCTTGTTCATCCTTCATTTTTAAGATGTTGATTACATGTTAACTTCCACTTATTATTTTCTTGACAGGCATATGTGGAGCGACTTCTGAAGAATGAAGCTTGAGATGCCATGTTTATACTTGCTCTTCCTTTTCTCTTCTAGAAAAATCAAATTCAATAGGGATTTGATTTTCC is a genomic window of Nicotiana tabacum cultivar K326 chromosome 16, ASM71507v2, whole genome shotgun sequence containing:
- the LOC107762754 gene encoding zinc finger CCCH domain-containing protein 55 — translated: MGESAKRRKSLWDAEETPNSPDYEEWGASKADNSWQSKNNSGWSCGDNVTGTEELRKENYHYKSMSPAFDRWGRRSSSHSPNNGRTQSRRYPERARSRSRSRSRARGEGRSRSRSRGRDRFRGWTRSRSRSKSRDRDRDQDRDRDRDRGSMRVQNRSRSPLHNSKRDPYASGDRRSGPRMSSQVCRNFTAGNCRRGSDCRFFHPDAINHRDGGHSEGNLVERLGSRPERGHVSRYADSEGPGYQSRDRLPDMHHLEDEMHRNRNRGTIICRDFVKGNCRWGASCRFSHDGASGDSYDKGTRSASIDHGQDNQASRTGKSLCKYFAAGKCYKDNCKFSHDATSRNHEIRPSDDIGGHRLDDKNNWLKGPKWDDEGRPSDLVKASGWDEGRPSDHCVRKDTAVTVLTDRTNERLDHSFENESRAWGSTEPHYMNSDGERGVSPHGGNAGNLNALNISEPSVMQKLTNAQAIHLTSQASDQNMERTSAHVLGHNSNPEASGIILSATATQPYGSASSYIQPQGLTEDSFARTLGSNALNEFMHARDGLHQVHLPGQSFSGTGIGMSSEHSAALNGTHQEPNVFLPIPSTGHNKREAPSTPEMLEFKVPQNISCTVTGEQVHQMKTSPTSMIKKFEEELQEAQLQRVLNPSDPSGMLASHPISSLVNAIYGQTNLEMRGPNNYHPADGVDNFKMPPDNSSYLDRESNKVPEEQMNQSSTVDPEPGNKDQIDDVKQQENKLVEVNGKDKLAPEESKDGQENDHPGDMNMHGKVEEGSGNKDEKTMRLFKNALIEFVKEILKPTWKEGKMSREVHKTVVKKVVDKVTSTTQGEHVPKTQEKIEQYLSYSKAKITKLVQAYVERLLKNEA